Genomic window (Desulforegula conservatrix Mb1Pa):
CTTCCACAAGATCAGGATCTTCCTTTACAGGCACGCCATTTTCAATAGCTGTCTCAATAATCCTTTTTGCGAGTTCCCCTGCGCCCTTGGCAGAAACCCTCGGAGCTCCGTGGGTTTTGGGATCGTATTTGAGAGCTACGGCCTTTTTCACATCCGATTTTTTTTTTGCCATATTTCCTCCATAAATCAGACCAAAATATTAAAGCCGTCATTTTTTTCAACCATACTTGAAAATACAGAGGAGCTGTCAAGCTCGCTGCTGCTCCTTGGGATTCGCACGCTGAAATCGGCGGATTCAAAGCCTCTTGCCAGAAGGTTATTTTCAAGATCAGGGAGATTCTCAATAAATAAATCCCTGGTTTCCTCAGATGAAACGATCACGGTTCCTGATATCTTTTTTTTAAGAAAAGAAACATCTGCCTT
Coding sequences:
- a CDS encoding EscU/YscU/HrcU family type III secretion system export apparatus switch protein, with protein sequence MAKKKSDVKKAVALKYDPKTHGAPRVSAKGAGELAKRIIETAIENGVPVKEDPDLVEVLAGLDLEAEVPPEVFVAVAELLAFVYSMNKKKIALPGK